TTGAATTTTCCATTTCTTTGACGGATCATTGATCAATCGAATTTCCCACAGGGTTGGTGACTGCTCGCCGAGCGGGAGAGTCGCTGCGCTCGCAGACCCGCACTGATAGTCGTAGAGCCGATTTTGGGTGCTTCAGAACCTTTAGCAGCTCTTTGCTTTTAGTCTCTGACTGAAGCAGCTGGCGAGCGGTTGATCGAGCGCTTTCCGCATCCCACATCGGCACCGCCATCTCGATTCGTTTTCAGAGTGTGTTTCAGAGGCTGGGCCTATAAACTGCAGCCAGATCTCAGCTTCATTTGTGTGTCAAGTGTTCAACTAGGCTGTTTTGTTGCACAATCAAAACGGGTTCAAGCGAGTGCAGTCGCCGTATACGCAACGCAAAGCTAGAAAAAGTTGCGCATACGTCACGGCGTCACATTGGATGGCGCGACCATTGAACCGCGCCATTCCGCACCACGCCAATCGTACGACACTCAAGCACTTCATTGCCACTAACGTGGCCTATAGACAATCAGCATGGGGTACGACGACGTCATTACGCACCTGGGCGAATTTGGTCGCTACCAGAAACGGATTTACTATCTGCTCTGTCTGCCGGCCATCGTCTGTGCCTTCCACAAGCTCGCAGGGGTCTTCCTCTTGGCCAAACCCGACTTCCGCTGCCAGCTGCCACACGAGGATGCGGCCACAGCGCAGTTCTCGTCGCTGCCGCACGAAAAATGGTCCCTGGCCTATCCCCCCGACAGTGTGACCGGCAAGGCCTCGACGTGCGAGTACTACGATGTGACCTACAGCGCGGACTACCTCAATGGCAGCGAACCCTTCAAACAGAACGGAACCGTGGCCTGCTCTGCGGGATTCCTCTACGACCAGAGCAAGTACCTCAACAGCGCCGTCACCGAATGGGACATGGTGTGCAACAGGAGCCTCTTGAGCGCCACCAGCGATTCGCTCTTCATGCTGGGCGTCCTCCTGGGCAGCTTTATATTTGGCCAGATGTCGGACAAGCTGGGACGCAAGCCCACCTTCTTCGCCTCGCTGATCCTCCAGCTGATCTTCGGTGTGCTAGCAGCCGTGGCTCCTGAGTATTTCAGCTATACGATCTCCCGCATGATTGTCGGCGCCACCACCTCGGGCGTCTTCCTGGTGGCATACGTGATCGCCCTGGAGATGGTTGGATCCTCGTACCGCCTCTTTGCCGGCGTCGCCATGCAGATGTTCTTCTCCGTGGGCTTCATGCTGACGGCAGCCTTTGCCTACTTCATCCACGACTGGCGCTGGCTGCAGATCGCCCTGACTCTGCCGGGACTCCTCTTCGTCTGCTACTACTGGATCATACCGGAGTCCGCCCGCTGGCTGCTGCTCAAGGGGCGCAAGGAGGAGGCCTTTGTGATCATTGAGAAGGCTGCCAAGGAGAACAGGGTGGAGATTCCCAGCGAGATCTACGAGCAGCTGGTGGAGGAGGTGGCCGAAAAGAAGAAACAGGACGAGCTGACGGCCTCCCAGCCGGCGGCCACAGTCTTCGACCTCCTGCGGCATCCGAATCTGCGGCGCAAGACGCTGCTCATCTTCTTCGATTGGTTCGTCAACAGCGGCGTCTACTATGGGCTGTCGTGGAACACCAACAACCTGGGGGGCAACCAGCTGCTCAATTTCATGATCTCTGGCGCCGTCGAGATTCCAGCCTATGTCCTGCTCCTCTTCACGCTCAACCGCTGGGGCAGGCGATCCATCTTGTGCGGCACCATGCTGATCGCTGGAGTAAGCCTTCTTCTGACCATCGCCGTGCCCAGCGGCAAGACCTGGATGATCGTTGCCTGTGCGATGATCGGGAAGCTAGCTATCACTGCCTCTTACGGCACCATCTACATATTTTCGGCGGAGCAGTTCCCCACAGTGGTGCGGAATGTGGGTCTTGGCGCCTCCTCCATGGTGGCCCGTGTGGGCGGCATACTGGCGCCGTATCTAAAGCTCCTTGGCGAGATCTGGCAGCCCCTACCGTTGATCATCTGTGGGGCACTCTCTCTGACAGCTGGACTActttcgctgctgctgcccgagACGCTCAACAAACCCATGCCGGAGACCATCGAAGATGGCGAGAACTTTGGCAAGAAGCAGGAGTCGGCGATCAGTGCAGAAGCGGGCTCCAACCAAGAGCTAAAGGGGATGCTCAATCAAAGCTAAGTGGAGGAGGTGCATCGCCAGGGGATACCACTTGACACAGTCCAATCAGGCATCCGGCGTCGGGCTCAATTGATTCTCGCATCTGGAAGTTTCAACGAATTTATGCATTCTTCGCTTTGTCCATTCCATAAAAAAGTATTTTCAAATTCATGCAATAACTCATGCGACACATCACATTTCACTTGCACGacttttgtttcgttttaCAAGCAGATTAAATTATACTTACAACAATGTAGGTGCAACGTTTATTCTCTGCGAGTTCTCTGGGTTctgttctggttctggttctagGCAGAAAAACAGTAACTGCGACTCTTGCTGAAGGTTCGCACGAATCAACGAACTTTATGGCGAACTTTGTTTATTGAAGAATCACTTCTCGGGCCGGGCCGGCGATAAGTACACGTACATGAAAATATGTCTAAACGGTCGTCGCCGTCCCCTGATAACAGGCAATCGCATCGAGTGCAAGCCCCGATTGCATTTAGAATATGGGAACAAATCTCATTCTCCCGTACATTATTATTTCTAATAATATCTCATTCGTATATCAATCGCGTTGATAAAACGTATTACTATCAAATGTATCATTGATAAGCAAAAGTCTGAAAGGCCTATAGCAACAGGTTCTGGCAGTGTCAGGTGCGTAGAATCCATTCAATTCTTCGATTATAATAGTATTATATCAAATGACTTGCACATCTATTGCTTATCCAAGTGTTTGAAAGTCCAACGAACTTGAAAAAACTACTTCTCCCCCGGGATATATCAACTGGGTATTGCCATCGGCATTCCTTTCCCAGTAAACGTCATTACTCTAGTACTTTATTGTTTGACTTGGAATTTGCATTCGAGGCGTGATAAAGTGAGATTATGACATGCATATCACGATTAATGGGGTCAGTTTGTGTTTCTGATAATAAGTACATACTTGAAATTATTTCCTTATTATCAACAAAACATCAATTTCAGGGTTCCAGCGATGCTTTCCATTACAAAATGGCTTTTTTCCAGCTGTATCTCTACAAAATTAAATGAAAGCTCGTTGGAGATGTTACTAAATTGGAGTAGGAACCCATCTATCGCGTAGTAGCTCTTCTGACATATTCTAGATAAAATATTAAATCAAAAGACACAAGCCACAGCTCAGGAGGATGGATAGTTACAGGAGGATAGGATAGGATATCTAGCACAAAGATATTAACATGGTCTGTAAAAACCACTTTTGTTACAGTTTTGATCGATTTAAAAAAAGAGCCCCAAAAGTAGGCAACACATTTTTTCTTTTGAACTTCCCAGTTCTTGTAAAACTGTAAGCAATAAAATGACGTAGAGGAAAATGGTATTCATTGCAATTATTTCAATTATTTAAGGGGCAGAGAAATAGAGGAGCAAGGAGGTGATAGGAGGCAGGAGGAAGGAACAGAAACCGAAACGGAGAGATTATTTGGGCAAGAGATTAAAGGGCCTTAAAGTGCACTGCTCTGCTGCATCATCGGAGTAGACTACGAGAATCGAAGAGGATGGTGGATGGAAGGTTGTAGTTGTGGAGGGTCTCGTCCTTCCCAGAGCAACCAGCTGCTGATTGTGCGAGTGTGAGTGCGTGAGTGCTTGAGAGACGATGAGGTAATGCTCTCTCTTTGCAGGCGTCTTGGTGCTTCTCACACATTAAGGGCGTCTGGACGACGATGATGTCACATATCATATCCTCCGTGGAATTTAATCACGATAGCGAGCTGCTTGCCAGCAAAGAAAGAGAATAGATTTCACTATTTTGTGTTAAATGGAAACAGAATTAAGTGCTCTCCGACAAAGTTTTCACTTATCAAACAAAAAATGACAAAAAACATGCCTTCTGTCTGCTGTAGGGTCTAGGAACGAGGGGGGTTGAGCTATGGATCAACATCTACCGTTCGGTACCGAACAGCCAGAACTAGATGTTGTCATTGTCGGGTCGGGACTGTCGGCCCTGACATCGGCCGTGAAGTTACTGGCCAAGGAGACCACACTCCACATCCGGATCCTCGACGAGAACAGCAGACCCGGCGGGCAGCTGGCGCAAAAT
This region of Drosophila miranda strain MSH22 chromosome 2, D.miranda_PacBio2.1, whole genome shotgun sequence genomic DNA includes:
- the LOC108156722 gene encoding organic cation transporter protein, giving the protein MGYDDVITHLGEFGRYQKRIYYLLCLPAIVCAFHKLAGVFLLAKPDFRCQLPHEDAATAQFSSLPHEKWSLAYPPDSVTGKASTCEYYDVTYSADYLNGSEPFKQNGTVACSAGFLYDQSKYLNSAVTEWDMVCNRSLLSATSDSLFMLGVLLGSFIFGQMSDKLGRKPTFFASLILQLIFGVLAAVAPEYFSYTISRMIVGATTSGVFLVAYVIALEMVGSSYRLFAGVAMQMFFSVGFMLTAAFAYFIHDWRWLQIALTLPGLLFVCYYWIIPESARWLLLKGRKEEAFVIIEKAAKENRVEIPSEIYEQLVEEVAEKKKQDELTASQPAATVFDLLRHPNLRRKTLLIFFDWFVNSGVYYGLSWNTNNLGGNQLLNFMISGAVEIPAYVLLLFTLNRWGRRSILCGTMLIAGVSLLLTIAVPSGKTWMIVACAMIGKLAITASYGTIYIFSAEQFPTVVRNVGLGASSMVARVGGILAPYLKLLGEIWQPLPLIICGALSLTAGLLSLLLPETLNKPMPETIEDGENFGKKQESAISAEAGSNQELKGMLNQS